Below is a genomic region from Delftia tsuruhatensis.
GGCACATGTCCGACAACGCGGAACTCCCGGCTTCGCAGGCCTTCAGCCCCGACAGCATCCCTGCGGCATTGCAGACCACGCAGGTGCATCTGGACGGGCTGTTCGACGTCCTGGCCAAGCACCTGTACTCCACCCCCGTGGTGGCCATACGCGAGCTGATCCAGAACGCGCACGACTCCATCTCGCGCCGGCGGCTGGAAGACCCCGACTTCACCGGCCCGGGCCGCATCGATGTGCTGGCCGACCCGGCCGCGCAGACCATCATCATCCGCGACAACGGCTCCGGGCTGACCGAGCAGGAACTGCACCGCTATCTGGCCACGCTGGGCAATGGCTATACGCGCCAGCTTCGCTCCAGCGACCGCGAGGGCACGGACGCGCTGATCGGCCTGTTCGGCCTGGGCTTTCTCTCGGCCTTCGTGGTGGCCGAGCAGGTGCTGGTCAACACCACCTCCTACCAGACGCCCGGCGAAGGCTGGCGCTACCGTTCCTCGGACGGGCGCCGCTACGCGGTGCAGGCCGTGCAGGCGCGGCCCGTGGGGACGGAAATCCATCTGGCCATGCGCAGCGATTTCAGCCACCTGTGCTCCAGCGGCGTGCTCAAGCGCGTGCTGGGGCGCTACTGCGCCTTGCTGCGCGAGCCGCTGTGGTTCGACGAGGAGTGCGTCAATGCCGAGCCACCGCCCTGGCGTGCCACCGAGGCCGGCGTGGCCGTGCACCCGGCCGTGCTGCAACGCCAGCGCATGGCTTTCGCGGCGCGCATGGAGCAGCATTTCGAGCCCATCTGCGTCATCCCGGTGGAGCCCGAAGGCCTCAGCGATGCGCGCGGCCTGCTGTGGGTGCAGGATGGCGCCACCTATGGCACCAGCGACAACCGCCACCTCAGCGTCTACGTGCGCGGCATGCTGCTGGATGACGAGGCGCGCGACCTGCTGCCCGTGTGGGCGGGCTTCATCGGCGGGGTCATCGAGTCCAACGCCCTCACTCCCACGGCCAGCCGCGAAGACCTGCAGCGCGACGATGCCTACCAGGCGACACGCCAGCATCTGCGCCAGACGCTGATCCAGGGGCTGGCCCATCTGGCCCAGACGCAGGCGCCGGCCTGGGCGCGGCTGCTGACGCGTCACAACGAGGCCCTGCTGGGCGCGGCGCTGTGCGAGGAAGACCTGTTCACCGTGCTGGCCGATGCGGTGCGCCTGCCCACCAGCCAGGGGGATCTGCCCGTGCGCAGCCTGGTGCGCGAGGGGCGCATTCACCTGAGCCTGGGGCAGAGCGGCGGCTTCGAGGACGTGCTGTTCCGCGTGCTGCAGATTCCCGTGGCGCGCGGTGACCGCTATGCGGTGGCCGGCTTCCTGCGCCAATGGGTGCGGGACCGTGGCGTGCTGCTGATCGAGGTCGGAACGGCCGCCGGCAACGCCCGCATGTTCCGCGAGGACGACCTGCCCCCGACCGAGCTGGCGTGGCTGCGCGAGCAACTGGCCTGGGGCGAACTGGTGGTGCCCGTGCGCTTCGGCTCGGGGGAGCTGCCGCTGATCGTCGTGCCCGACCGCGAGGCCCAGCTCAAGGCCCGGCTGGAGGCCGACGACGCCAGCAAGCGCATGGCCGGCGCCGCGCTGGGCCTGGCGCGGGCCTTCACCCGGCGCGTCGACGCCTCTGTGCCCGCGCGCCTGTACGTGAACCTGGACAACCGCGCCATCCAGGCCCTGTTGCAAGGCCATCGCGAGGGGCGTCAGCCGCCCTCGCACGCCGTGGCGCTGCTGCGCAGCTTCAAGGCCATCATGGCGCCCGCGGGCGAGGAGCTGCCGGGCCAGCCGCCGCTGGTGCAGCTGTTCCATGATTTCAGCGAGGCGGTGGCCGCGCTGTGCCTGCCCGGTGAAGGCCGCTGAGCCGCACCGAATGCCATCGGAAGGAGATTGTCGCAAATGGATAACTTTGCCTGGGTCAACGAACTCGCGGACCGCCTCGAAGAGCAGGGCCAGCAACGCCTGGCCCATCTGATCCATGATGTGCCCTACCAGAAATACCTGGGCAACCATGCACTCGTGGAAGCGCTGACCCCCGAGGCCCTGGCCGCGGCGCGCAGCCTGGAGATTCCCTGGCTGGAGGTGTACTTCAAGCATTGGCTGTGCGCTTCGCGCATTGCCCGCCACCAGGGCGAGCAACTGCTGGGCGAAGTGGTCGAGGCCTACGAAGGCGCGCACCAGGACAAGACCCAGGGCTGCCCGCAAAGCGTGTGCGTCACCCAGGATCTGGTGGGCACCTATGCCAATGTCGACGGGCCGGGCTGGGCCCGCGAGCGCCTGGCCGCCTGCGACGAGACCCTCTCGCGCATCGATACCAGCTGGAACTGCTTCGGCTGCCTGACCATCGAGCGCGCCAACGCCATGGGCGACCTGGGCCAGCGCCGCGAGGCACTGGCCTATCTGCGCAGCCAGCGCGACGCGCAGGCCAGGGATGGCGAGGAGCCGGGCACGCTGTACGTGACCACCGAAGTCGAGCAATGGCTGTCGCTGGGCGACGCGCACAAGGCCCTGGCCTTGCTGGACGAAACACAGGAAGACAGCGACCAGGACGACCCCGAGGAGCAGTCCACTCGCCTGTTGCAGCGCTGCCGGGCCCTGGCCATGACCGGGCAGGCGCAGGCCGCCTGGGAGCAACTGCCGGACTTCGCCGACATCGAAGTCGCTGCCTACGTGCACTGGGCACGCGCCGCCGTCGCCGCGGCTGGCGCGCTGCCCGAACTCAACACCCCGGCGCTGGGCCATGCGCTGTGGGTGGTCACCGAGCACTTGCACGCCGCTGGCAGCCACCGCCTGCTGATCGAGCTGGCCCTGGCCCAGAGCGGGCTGGCGCTGGCACGGCAAGTGCCGTGGCTGGCCGAACAGGCCCTGGCGCGCGCGCTGGAGCATGTACCGCAGCTGCGCGAGGACCTGGGCGCGGGCGCCAGCGTGCAGCAGGCGCGCCAGGTGCTTGCCTCGGCCAGCGCGCCGGCGCTGCCTTGCGCGGCGCAGGAACTGGCGCAGTGGCTGGGCTCGGATGCCGCCGATGGCCTGGCCAGCGAAACCGTCATCCAGTGGCTGGAGCAGGTGCACGGCCAGTGGCCGCAGGACCAGGCCATCGCCATGCGGCTGGCTGGCGCGCTGGCCGGCTTCGGCCTGGGGGCGCTGGCCCGCAGCCGGGTGCAGGCCATGGTGCAGGCGGCGCCGGATTCGGTGGAGCTGCAAAACCATTGGTTCAGCCTGTGCTTCGATGCCGACGATCTGGCGGCCATCGAGGAGCAGGCACGCCGCATCGAGCCCCACCTGCCCGCGATGGCCGCCTGGTACCGGGCCAAGGTGGCCTACCGCGAAGGGCGCCATGCGCAGGTCGGCCCCCTGATCGAGCAGGTGCTGCGGCACGACCCCGAAGCCGCGCCCACGCGCCGGCTGTGGGCCGATGCGGCCATGCAGCTCAAGGACTTCGACACCGCCGTGCAGCAGCGCCGCCTGGTCCTGCAGTCCGAGCCGGAGCCGGAGCCGGGGCGGCGCTGGGAGCTGCTGATCGCCGCCACGGCCGCCGGGCAGTGGGCCGAGGTCCGCAGCCAGGCCAGGGCCCTGGGCATGGAGCTGGAGGAGTGCGCAGACGAAGACAGCGTGGTGGAGGAGGACTGGGGCCTGATCTACCTGCGCATCGGCGAGGAGGGCCGCACGCGCGACGTCCTCGCACGCCGCACGGGCCCGGCCACGGCACGCATCGTGCAGCCGTCGCCCCGGGGATTTGCGCAGCGTGTCGGCGACTGGGTGGTCTTCCCGCCGCAACTGGCCGAGCAGCCGCCCGAGGACGAGCAGGAACTGGAGCACTATCTGCGCGTCTTCGTGGAGCCGCTGCATGTGCTCGAAGGCGGCGGCCATGGCCCCAGCTACATGATCGACGGGCAGCACCCGGGCGAGGAACTGCTCACCGCCTGGCGCGACCAGCTCGAGGAAGACGGCTGGAAGACCTGGCAGTACAGCAATGACAGCTACCGCATCACCGACCCCCAGGCCGGGGATGGCGGGGATGAGGATGAGGACGACGGGGATGGCGAAGGCGGACTGCCCGGCCTGTACCTCGCCGTCAGCGCGCCGGCGCATGTGCCGGCGCAGCAGATCGAGCGGCGCATTGCCGCCCTGTGCCATGGCCACCCGCTGTGCTGGCTGGAGCTGGCCCGTGCCGCCGGCCAGCCCACCGAATGGCATGAAGCCATGCAAGAACGATACGGCCTGTGAACACCATGGACTCTGCCCTGCATTTTTTTGGTATCCGCCACCACGGCCCGGGCTGTGCGCGCAGCCTGCTGCAGGCCCTGGAACAGCTGCAGCCCGACTGCCTGCTGGTCGAAGGCCCGCCCGAGGGCGAAGCCCTGCTGCCCATGCTGGGCCACGCCGACCTGCGTCCGCCCGTGGCCATGCTGGTCTATGTGCAGGACAGTCCTGCCCATGCGGCCTTCTATCCCTATGCCGAGTTCTCGCCCGAATGGCAGGCCCTGCAATGGGCGGCGCGCCAGGGCGTGGCCACGCGCTTCATCGACCTGCCGCAGACGCACCGCATGGCGCTGGACATGGCCGAACAGGAGCGGCGCAAGGCCGAAGCGGCGGCCTCCCAGGCACGCGAGCAGGGTGATGGCGGCGAAGAAGCCGAGGAGGCCGAAGAGACAGACGCCCCGCAAGGCACGGCTCGCCAAGGCGGCGCCGCCGCCCTGGACCGTGACGACACCACGCCGCAGGCCGTGCCGGGCGCCGAGCCTGGTACGCCTCAGGATGAGTCCCCTGCCGCGCGGCCGGGGCAGGACTGGCGCGACCCGTTGGACCTGCTGGCCGAGGCGGCCGGCTACCCCGACGGGGAAAGCTGGTGGAACCGGCTGGTCGAGGAGCGCGGCGACGGCGCCACCCTGTTCGAGGGCATCGCCGAAGCCATGGCCGTGGTGCGTGCCGAACTGCCCAACGAAGTGCGTGGCGAGCGCCATGCCCGACGCGAGGCGCTGCGCGAGGCCTGGATGCGCCAGTGCATGCGCGAGGCCGTCAAGGCCGGCCACCAGCGCATCGCCGTCGTCTGCGGCGCCTGGCACGTGCCCGCGCTGCAGGCCCAGGTCACGGCCAAGGCCGATGCCGCCACGCTCAAGGGACTGCCCAAGGCCAAGGTCCAGGCCACCTGGGCGCCCTGGACCTACCGCAACCTGTGCTCCTCCAGCGGCTACGGCGCGGGCGTGGACTCCCCGGGCTGGTACGAGCACCTGTGGCGCTGCTCCGAGCCCGCCCAAGGCGGCGGGCATGCGCATGCACAGGGCGCCACGGCGCGGACGGTCGGCTGGCTGGCGCGCGTGGCCCATCTGCTGCGCTCCAAGGACCTGGACTGCTCCAGCGCCCACATCATCGAGGCCGCGCGCCTGGCCGAAAGCCTGGCGGCCCTGCGCGGCCATGCCAACCCGGGACTGCCCGAGCTGGACGAGGCCATCGTCACCGTCATCAGCATGGGCGAGCGCGCACCGCTGCGCCTGATCGAGCGCGAACTCAGCGTGGGCGATCGCATCGGCGGCGTGCCCGCCGACGTGCCCCAGGTGCCGCTGCAGCGCGACATCGAGCAGCAGCAGAAAAGCCTGCGCCTCAAGCCCGAGGCGGCCGCCAAGGTCCTGGCCCTGGACCTGCGCAAGGACACGGACCGCGACCGCAGCCACTTCCTGCACCGCCTGCGCCTGCTGGGCATCGAATGGGGCAGCGTCACCACCGACCAGCAACGCAACCGCGGCACCTTCCGCGAAAGCTGGCAGCTGCAGTGGGAGCCCGAACTGGCCGTGCGCATCATCGAGGCCAGCCGCTACGGCGGCACCCTGGTGCAGGCCGCGGCCGCCAAGGTGCGCCAGGCACTGACACCCGAGACCCCGCTGCCCGAGCTGGCCAGGACCATCGACGACGCGCTGCTGGCCGACCTGCCGCACCTGGTCGACGCCCTCATGCAGGACCTGGTCGACCGCTCGGCCAGCACCGGCGACGTCTCCCAGCTCATGCAGGCACTGCCGCCGCTGGCCAACGTGCTGCGCTACGGCAGCGTGCGCCAGACCGACACCCAGGCGCTGGCCACGGTCATCGACAGCATGGCGCTGCGCGCCGCCATCGGCCTGCCCCTGGCCTGCATGGCGCTGGACGAGGACGCCGCCCGGCGCATGCAGGCCACCGTGCTGCAGGCGCACGAGGCCCTGCGCCTGCGCGATGCCGAAGCGCCGCGCGAGGCCTGGTTTGGCGCGCTGCGCAGCATCGCGCTGGGCGATGCGGGCGCGGCCTTGCTGCGCGGCGCCGCCTGTCGCCTGCTGCTCGATGCCCACCGGCTGGACAGCGAGGCCGTGGCCACGCAACTGGGTCGCAATCTCTCGCTGGGCGTGCCACCGCTGGATGCCGCCGCCTGGCTCGATGGCTTTCTCAACCGCCAGGCCCTGGTCCTGCTGCACGACGACGCCATCTGGGGCGCCGTCGATGCCTGGCTGGCCCAGCTGGGCGAGACCCAGTTCACCCAGATCCTGCCGCTGGTGCGCCGCAGCTTCTCTGCCTTCTCCAACCATGACCGCCAGAGCCTGGGCGAAAAGGCCCGGCGCGGCCAGGGCAGCGCCGCCGTGGCGGTCGCGCCGGGATCCGCGGGCGGTGGCGCGGGCGACGGTGCCTGGGACGAGGCCCGCGCCGTGCTCGCCATTCCCGTACTCGATCAGTTGCTGGGCCTGAACCTGCCCGCGCAACTGCCGTCCAGCCTGCAAGAGGCCCAGCCATGAACACCGCCGCCACCGTGAACGACGCATCCACCGACGACACTGCAGCCCCGGCTCCCGAGCGGCCTCCCACCACCCGGTTGCAGCGCTGGCGCCTGGTGCTGGGCCAACCGGCCGAGGCCAGCTGCGGCGGTGTGGGAGGGGCGGGTGGCGCCCTGGAGGAGATGGACAAGGCCCTGACCGCGCTCTACGAGGAGGACAGCCCGCTGTCGCGCCGGGGCGGGCGCGGCAACTCCTCGCCGGGCGTGGCCCGCTGGCTGGGCGACATCCGCAAGTACTTTCCCAGCCAGGTCGTGCAGGTCATGCAGCATGACGCCATGGAGCGCCTGAACCTGCGCGAACTCATGCTCCAGCCCGAGATGCTCGAGCACGTGCAACCCGACGTGCACATGGTCGCCGACCTCATCTCCCTGGGCTCCGTCATCCCGCAAAGCACCAAGGAGACCGCCCGCATGGTCGTGCGCAAGGTCGTGGACGACCTCATGCGCCGCCTGGAGGAGCCCATGCGCAGCGCGGTGTCCGGCGCGCTGGACCGCAGCCAGCGCAACCGCCGCCCGCGCCATGCCGAGATCGACTGGAATCGCACCATCCGCGCCAACCTGCGGCACTGGCAGCCCGAGTACCGCACCATCGTCCCCGAGACCCTGGTCGGCTACGGCCGCAAGGCCCGCCGCCCGCAGCGCGAAGTCATCCTGTGCATAGACCAGAGCGGCTCCATGGCCAACTCCGTCGTCTACTCCAGCATCTTCGGCGCGGTCATGGCCAGCCTGCCGGCCGTCGCGACACGCCTGGTGGTCTTCGACACCGCGGTCGTGGACCTGACCGACAAGCTCTCCGATCCCGTGGACGTGCTGTTCGGCGTGCAACTGGGTGGTGGCACCGACATCAACCGCGCCGTCGGCTACTGCCAGAGCCTGATCACCGAGCCGCGCAACGCCATCGTCGTGCTCATCTCCGACCTCTACGAGGGCGGCGTGGAAAGCGGCCTGCTGCGGCGCGCATCGGAACTGGTGGAGTCGGGCGTGCAATTCATCACGCTGCTGGCACTCAGCGACGAAGGGGCGCCCGCCTATGATGCGCAGCTGGCCGCCAAGCTCGCCGCGCTGGGCGTGCCCTCGTTCGCCTGCACGCCGGACGCCTTTCCGCAGCTCATGGCCGCCGCCATCCGCCGCGACGACGTGGCCGCCTGGGCGGCGGGGCAGGGCTTCAAGACCAGCAAATAGCGGGCAGGGGCCGGACATGCTCCGGCCCCATGATGGATCCCTGGCCGAAAGACACTGAACAACTCACTGGAGAAAATGCGATGGCTGGTGCTGGTTTGCTGATGCTGCTGGACGATATCGCGGCAATTCTCGACGACGTGGCGCTCATGACCAAGGTCGCGGCCCGCAAGAGCGTGGCCATGGCCGACGACGTCTCCGTCATGACCAAGGTGGCCGCGCAGAAGACGGCCGGCGTGCTGGGTGACGACCTGGCGCTCAACGCCCAGCAGGTCACGGGCGTGCGCGCCGAGCGCGAGATCCCCGTGGTCTGGGCCGTGGCCAAGGGCTCGCTCATCAACAAGGCCATCCTGGTGCCGGCCGCGCTGCTCATCAGCGCCTTCGCGCCCTGGGCCGTCACGCCGCTGCTCATGGTGGGCGGTGCCTTCCTGTGCTTTGAAGGCTGCGAGAAGCTGGCCCACAAACTCCTGCACTCCCCCGAGGAAGATGCCACCGAGCGCGAGCGGCTCACGCGCGCCAACGCGGACGAGAAGGTGGATCTCGTGGCCATGGAAAAGGACAAGATCAAGGGCGCCGTGCGCACCGACTTCATCCTCTCGGCCGAGATCATCGCCATCACGCTGGGTACCGTGGCCTCGGCCCCCTTCGGGCAGCAGGTCGCCGTGCTCGCGGGAATCGCCGTGATCATGACCGTGGGCGTCTATGGCCTGGTGGCCGGCATCGTCAAGCTTGACGACCTGGGCCTGTGGCTGGGCCAGCGCGCCAGCGCGGCGGCCCGCGCACTGGGACGCGGCATCGTCGCCGCCGCGCCCTGGCTCATGAAAGGCCTGTCCGTGGCGGGCACTGCGGCCATGTTCCTCGTGGGTGGCGGCATCCTCGTGCACGGCGTGCCTGCACTGCACCATGCCGTGGAAGGCCTGGGCGAGGCCGTGGCCCAGGGCGCGCTGGGCGGCCTGTGGCGCGTGCTGGCCGTCAACCTGCTCAATGCGCTGGCCGGCATCGTGGCCGGTGCCGTCGTGCTGGTGGCGGTCGAAGGCATCAAGCGCCTGCGCGCGCGCTGAACCCGTAGCGCCCCGGCCAGGCCGCACTCCGGCCACTGCCAGGGCCGCACTTGACTGTGGGCGCAAGCATGCGCCCCTCCCGAGGAACTCCATCCCGCCGGATGCCATCCTGCCCAGGGTGGGCGCCCCAGGCCCAGGCAGGGGCATGGACGGCGTCCTGGACTTCCATCAGGGGGGATTGCGTGATTTCCAACCTTACCAAGGCCCGCATCCTGCGGTCCATCATCGCGGGCATGACGCTCGCTCAGGCCGCCGCGGCGCAGAACATCTCTGCGGCGCGTGCGCGCATGGCCGTGGCCCGCATGTGCGAGCAGCTCCAGCTGTGCAGCGACATCGCCCTCATCCACGCACAGCCGGGCATCTACCTGGATGCGCTGGAGCTGTTCGAGCAATCGCCACAGTTCGAATTGCGCATGCCCCTGGTGGAGAAGCTCGAAAAATTGCTGGCACTGCACTCCTGCTGGCAGCTGACGCCCCTGTCTCTGGCCCATGTCACGGCATCGCGGCTCATCAATGCGGGCCTGTCGGTCACGGCCATCGCCGATATCCAGGAGTGGCTGCTCAAGCACGAGCTGTCCCTGCGGCCGTGTCCGCCGCAGACGGTGCTCGATTTCCGGGAGGCGAAGAAGGCACTCGCCCTGCTCGACGCCTATGGCTTCGACACCGAAGCGCTGGAATGGCGGATGCACGAGCTCCTGCGCAAGCGCAGGGCCGGCCCCGGAGGCTGAGGTGCAACCCCACTCCTGCATGGCGCCTGCTGCATGCGCCGCAGCGCACAGCACCACGCCACGCGCTGGCGGCTTCCATCGGTGCACCGGGGATTTCTGCCCTGTGGGTAGTTGCCTGTTTCGCACGGCAGATATAGGACTGGTCCTAAAAACAAAAAAATACAAATACATCCATTCAAGGGTGTTAGTTGCGTCAAAAGCACTGTTCCTGCCTGTAATTCGCGCGCATCGCAAGGAAAAAAGTATCTTCTGAATCAGACAATTCTTAGAAAAATGGGAGTGATTCGACCATTATTCCTAGGACGTCCATGAAGTCATCGGGGAAAAGGCTATTCGTTTTCTGTTGAATATCTAGACTGGTGCCCATTTCTGACAACCCATCTGGATTTGAGCCTGGCAATGAAATTCAATGCAAAAGACTTTTTCCTGCACGCCAACGCCTCGGGCCCGCCGCTGCAAGAGGCGCTGGCCGGCGATGGAACGGCCTTGTCCGCCATTCCCGAGGACTACAGCATCGTGCGGACGAGAATGACCACGCTGAACGGCAGGCAGCTCGATCTGTGGACGGTGAACGTGCGGCGGCGGGGCAGGCTGGTCTCGCGCCACTTCTTCGACAATGCCTACGGCGGCAGAGAATCGGCCAACCGGATGGCGCAGGCCTACCGTGATGCGGTCATGCGGCTGTTTCCTCCCCACACACTGCTGACCCTCAACACCAAGCCGCGCACCACTAATACATCGGGTGTACCGGGTGTCCGCGGGATTTGTCGGAACGGCAAACTGGTCGCCTGGCTCGCAGCGATCGAAAGCGGCGGGCAGAAGTATTTCAAGCGCTTTCCCATCAGGCAGTACGGTGATGAACGGGCCAAGGCACTGGCCATTGCCGCACGTCAGGAGTTCCTCGCCAGCTACAGCGACCGCTTCACCACGGTAAGCCCCGAGGCCACGGCGGACGCCATGCGCAGATTCCGCCCCCTGCTGGGCCGGCAGATCCATGGGGTCGACACGCCAGTCACATTGAGCGATGCGCAGCTGGACCGGCGCAAGAAGCTGCTCAATGCCTGGTTTGATGCCTTGCAACCCTCCGTGGTCCACGTACGGCTTTGCGTCTATCACATCAAGAAAAGAAACCACGATGCATTGTTCATCGTCGTGGGCCACGGGAAGCGGCTGCAGCGCCGCAACTTGTCGATGAAATACCGCAGCTATGCCGAATGCCTGCCCCTGGCCTGGTCCCAGGTGGAGGTGGTGCTGACACAGCAACTGGGCATGGCCTGCTGGCAGGATTTCCAGCAGCGCCACCGCAGTGCCTTCTTTGAAAGCGCGCAGGCACGGCATCTTTTCATCCAATACCTGTATGAGCCGCCCGGCGGCAATCCGCTGCGCAACACTCCGCCCGCTGAACTGCTGCCCATGCTCCAGGGGCTTCATATCCCCTTGCTGTCGCCGGCCTGATCCCGGGCATCGGCTTTCAAGGCACAGGTCACGCAAGAAGAAACGACCGGTTCTTCATTTCATTCAACCATGCCATGGCGCATACCCCATTCATGCAGAGGGAGGGGAGATTCGTGTCCGATCGTACTTTCACAGTCCACAGCCCATTGGGCGTGCAATTGCAATTCCGGTCCCTGTCCGGAGAGGAAGGCATCTCCCGCCTCTTCGAATTCCGCATACGCCTGATCAGTGAAACCCCTCCATCTCCGCCAAGGAACTGCTGGGCAAGGACATGAGCGTGGAGATCGACCTGACCACCGAACGCCATGGCGGCGGCAAGCGATTTCTGTCGGGGCAGGTGACGCAGTTCACCTACGCCGGGAAAGATGGAAATTTCAGTGACCTGCCCCTCATAGCCGTACCAGTTGAATGGAAGTGAGGTCCGCCAACCTGGAGAATGACGGACATGAGGACGAGTCGATTTACCGAACAGCAGATCATTGGGTTCCTGAAGCAGGCCGAGTCTGGCCTGGCGGTCAAGGAGGTCTGCCGCCAAGGCGGATTCAGCGAACCCACGTTCTACAAGTGGCGTGCCAAGTACGGCGGCATGGAAGCCGACGAGGCCCGGCGCCTGAAGGACCTTGAAGTCGAGAACGCCCGGCTCAAGAAACTGCTGGCCGAAGCGCACCTGGACCTGGAGGCACTCAAGGTCGGGTTCGGGGTAAAGCGCTAGCCCCGCAAGACAAACGCAAAGCCATCGCCAAGATGCTGGAACACACCCAGATCTCTGAGCGGCAGGCTTGTCGTCTTGTGGGGCTGTCCCGAGATGCCTGGCGGCATCCACCGCAACCCGATGTAGACACAGTGCGCCTGGCTGAACGCATCCAGGCTGTCGCCATGGAGCGGTGGCGCTTTGGGTATCGCCGCGTGCACGACATGCTGCAGGGCAAGTTTCCTGGCATCAACCACAAGAAGGTGCTTCGCCTTTACCGCGAGCAAGGCTTGGCCCTGCGCAAGCGCAACAAGGGCAAGAAGTACCGTGGCGAGCGCACACCGCTGGTGGCTGCGACACGGGTCAATCAAACATGGAGCCTGGACTTTGTCAGTGATTCATTGAGCAACGGCAGGCGCATCAAGTGCTTGACCATTGCCGATGACTTCAGCCACGAGTGCGTGGACATCGCGGTAGATTTGTCGATGCCCG
It encodes:
- a CDS encoding ATP-binding protein, which codes for MSDNAELPASQAFSPDSIPAALQTTQVHLDGLFDVLAKHLYSTPVVAIRELIQNAHDSISRRRLEDPDFTGPGRIDVLADPAAQTIIIRDNGSGLTEQELHRYLATLGNGYTRQLRSSDREGTDALIGLFGLGFLSAFVVAEQVLVNTTSYQTPGEGWRYRSSDGRRYAVQAVQARPVGTEIHLAMRSDFSHLCSSGVLKRVLGRYCALLREPLWFDEECVNAEPPPWRATEAGVAVHPAVLQRQRMAFAARMEQHFEPICVIPVEPEGLSDARGLLWVQDGATYGTSDNRHLSVYVRGMLLDDEARDLLPVWAGFIGGVIESNALTPTASREDLQRDDAYQATRQHLRQTLIQGLAHLAQTQAPAWARLLTRHNEALLGAALCEEDLFTVLADAVRLPTSQGDLPVRSLVREGRIHLSLGQSGGFEDVLFRVLQIPVARGDRYAVAGFLRQWVRDRGVLLIEVGTAAGNARMFREDDLPPTELAWLREQLAWGELVVPVRFGSGELPLIVVPDREAQLKARLEADDASKRMAGAALGLARAFTRRVDASVPARLYVNLDNRAIQALLQGHREGRQPPSHAVALLRSFKAIMAPAGEELPGQPPLVQLFHDFSEAVAALCLPGEGR
- a CDS encoding DUF5682 family protein translates to MDSALHFFGIRHHGPGCARSLLQALEQLQPDCLLVEGPPEGEALLPMLGHADLRPPVAMLVYVQDSPAHAAFYPYAEFSPEWQALQWAARQGVATRFIDLPQTHRMALDMAEQERRKAEAAASQAREQGDGGEEAEEAEETDAPQGTARQGGAAALDRDDTTPQAVPGAEPGTPQDESPAARPGQDWRDPLDLLAEAAGYPDGESWWNRLVEERGDGATLFEGIAEAMAVVRAELPNEVRGERHARREALREAWMRQCMREAVKAGHQRIAVVCGAWHVPALQAQVTAKADAATLKGLPKAKVQATWAPWTYRNLCSSSGYGAGVDSPGWYEHLWRCSEPAQGGGHAHAQGATARTVGWLARVAHLLRSKDLDCSSAHIIEAARLAESLAALRGHANPGLPELDEAIVTVISMGERAPLRLIERELSVGDRIGGVPADVPQVPLQRDIEQQQKSLRLKPEAAAKVLALDLRKDTDRDRSHFLHRLRLLGIEWGSVTTDQQRNRGTFRESWQLQWEPELAVRIIEASRYGGTLVQAAAAKVRQALTPETPLPELARTIDDALLADLPHLVDALMQDLVDRSASTGDVSQLMQALPPLANVLRYGSVRQTDTQALATVIDSMALRAAIGLPLACMALDEDAARRMQATVLQAHEALRLRDAEAPREAWFGALRSIALGDAGAALLRGAACRLLLDAHRLDSEAVATQLGRNLSLGVPPLDAAAWLDGFLNRQALVLLHDDAIWGAVDAWLAQLGETQFTQILPLVRRSFSAFSNHDRQSLGEKARRGQGSAAVAVAPGSAGGGAGDGAWDEARAVLAIPVLDQLLGLNLPAQLPSSLQEAQP
- a CDS encoding VWA domain-containing protein, coding for MNTAATVNDASTDDTAAPAPERPPTTRLQRWRLVLGQPAEASCGGVGGAGGALEEMDKALTALYEEDSPLSRRGGRGNSSPGVARWLGDIRKYFPSQVVQVMQHDAMERLNLRELMLQPEMLEHVQPDVHMVADLISLGSVIPQSTKETARMVVRKVVDDLMRRLEEPMRSAVSGALDRSQRNRRPRHAEIDWNRTIRANLRHWQPEYRTIVPETLVGYGRKARRPQREVILCIDQSGSMANSVVYSSIFGAVMASLPAVATRLVVFDTAVVDLTDKLSDPVDVLFGVQLGGGTDINRAVGYCQSLITEPRNAIVVLISDLYEGGVESGLLRRASELVESGVQFITLLALSDEGAPAYDAQLAAKLAALGVPSFACTPDAFPQLMAAAIRRDDVAAWAAGQGFKTSK
- a CDS encoding DUF808 domain-containing protein, with protein sequence MAGAGLLMLLDDIAAILDDVALMTKVAARKSVAMADDVSVMTKVAAQKTAGVLGDDLALNAQQVTGVRAEREIPVVWAVAKGSLINKAILVPAALLISAFAPWAVTPLLMVGGAFLCFEGCEKLAHKLLHSPEEDATERERLTRANADEKVDLVAMEKDKIKGAVRTDFILSAEIIAITLGTVASAPFGQQVAVLAGIAVIMTVGVYGLVAGIVKLDDLGLWLGQRASAAARALGRGIVAAAPWLMKGLSVAGTAAMFLVGGGILVHGVPALHHAVEGLGEAVAQGALGGLWRVLAVNLLNALAGIVAGAVVLVAVEGIKRLRAR
- a CDS encoding AP2/ERF family transcription factor, with the translated sequence MKFNAKDFFLHANASGPPLQEALAGDGTALSAIPEDYSIVRTRMTTLNGRQLDLWTVNVRRRGRLVSRHFFDNAYGGRESANRMAQAYRDAVMRLFPPHTLLTLNTKPRTTNTSGVPGVRGICRNGKLVAWLAAIESGGQKYFKRFPIRQYGDERAKALAIAARQEFLASYSDRFTTVSPEATADAMRRFRPLLGRQIHGVDTPVTLSDAQLDRRKKLLNAWFDALQPSVVHVRLCVYHIKKRNHDALFIVVGHGKRLQRRNLSMKYRSYAECLPLAWSQVEVVLTQQLGMACWQDFQQRHRSAFFESAQARHLFIQYLYEPPGGNPLRNTPPAELLPMLQGLHIPLLSPA
- a CDS encoding IS3 family transposase (programmed frameshift); this encodes MRTSRFTEQQIIGFLKQAESGLAVKEVCRQGGFSEPTFYKWRAKYGGMEADEARRLKDLEVENARLKKLLAEAHLDLEALKVGVRGKALAPQDKRKAIAKMLEHTQISERQACRLVGLSRDAWRHPPQPDVDTVRLAERIQAVAMERWRFGYRRVHDMLQGKFPGINHKKVLRLYREQGLALRKRNKGKKYRGERTPLVAATRVNQTWSLDFVSDSLSNGRRIKCLTIADDFSHECVDIAVDLSMPGTYVTRILERAARFRGYPEAIRTDNGPEFTCRAFMAWMQARGVQHILIQPGKPTQNAYIESFNGKFRDECLNEDWFESLAQAREAIAILRQDYNEVRPHGSIGRIPPAAFAAKHRAQTYQPPTQDQLTCQPLDLSTNDW